The following coding sequences are from one Hyalangium gracile window:
- a CDS encoding putative baseplate assembly protein — protein sequence MPLPTPILDDRSYQQLRDELVRRIPVYSREWTDHNPSDPGITLLELFAFLGENLLFRFNQIPEATQLAFLRLLRIPLRTATAAQAMVAVTTTEPAGSLVPAGSVALAGSIPFETTTEVLALPLSALAVCKSRTAPPQPGEEADFAQAALDVMEISEAEADYYRNESVPLDPSKPGAQPVDFQGAVDGMLWLAVLEQTGVTDLAKLKGRTLNVGFVPDEQITSLEDVEGPCAGEGAQDRSPEVVWEYSTGQIDPQTKQPIYRTLAVEGDTSRGLTQRGVVRLKLPTDVTQLGVFTPEDPDMLGAGQFPPALEDEELAQKVKFWIRAWRRVSSDRPFGRVLWVGVNATEVVQTRKARPEFVGTGNGQPEQQFALVHKPLMEGSLVLEVEEPGGWRPWVAVEDFHASAEDDRHYVVDLEAGTVRFGNGVKGRAPQIGERLRATEYRYGGGAEGNVPAKAISKLEALPALKLSNPLPARGGAPAESIAEALERVPAEFRRHDRAVTRSDFQELALATPGANVGRAECLALFHPPTRELNAAGVVSVVVWPREDRQHPNAPMPDRTLLRSVCRWLDARRLITTELWVIPPTYRKVAVAVGLQVKPGYGVEAVGRWVELVLRQYLAPLPPYGPEGHGWPLGRRVLGRELEAAALQVEGVQYLTEDVKVAGWDEAQKKWVPGTVELKPWEVPELAEITVVEGEPLEPGEALGPPASPKVGVPIPIIKEEC from the coding sequence ATGCCCCTCCCGACGCCCATCCTCGACGACCGCTCCTATCAGCAGCTCCGCGACGAGCTCGTGCGGCGCATCCCCGTCTACTCGCGCGAGTGGACCGACCACAACCCGAGCGATCCGGGCATCACCCTGCTGGAGCTGTTCGCCTTCCTGGGCGAGAACCTGCTCTTCCGCTTCAACCAGATCCCCGAGGCCACCCAGCTGGCCTTCCTGCGGCTGCTGCGCATCCCCCTGCGCACCGCCACGGCGGCCCAGGCCATGGTGGCCGTCACCACCACCGAGCCCGCGGGCAGCCTCGTCCCCGCCGGCAGCGTGGCCCTGGCGGGCAGCATTCCCTTCGAGACGACGACCGAGGTGCTGGCCCTGCCGCTCTCCGCGCTCGCCGTCTGCAAGTCCCGCACGGCGCCGCCGCAGCCGGGAGAGGAGGCTGACTTCGCCCAGGCCGCGCTGGACGTGATGGAGATCTCCGAGGCCGAGGCGGACTACTACCGCAACGAGTCCGTCCCCCTGGATCCCTCCAAGCCGGGTGCGCAGCCCGTCGACTTCCAGGGCGCGGTGGATGGCATGCTCTGGCTCGCGGTGCTGGAGCAGACCGGCGTGACGGACCTGGCGAAGCTGAAGGGCCGCACGCTGAACGTGGGCTTCGTCCCCGACGAGCAGATCACCAGCCTCGAGGACGTGGAGGGCCCGTGCGCCGGAGAGGGCGCGCAGGACCGGAGCCCGGAGGTGGTCTGGGAGTACTCCACCGGCCAGATCGATCCGCAGACGAAGCAGCCCATCTATCGGACGCTCGCGGTGGAGGGAGACACCTCGCGCGGCCTCACCCAGAGGGGCGTGGTGAGGCTCAAGCTGCCCACGGACGTGACGCAGCTGGGCGTGTTCACCCCCGAGGATCCGGACATGCTGGGCGCGGGCCAGTTCCCACCGGCGCTGGAGGACGAGGAGCTGGCCCAGAAGGTGAAGTTCTGGATCCGGGCCTGGCGGCGCGTGAGCAGTGACCGCCCCTTCGGCCGCGTCCTGTGGGTGGGCGTCAACGCCACCGAGGTGGTGCAGACGCGCAAGGCCCGCCCCGAGTTCGTCGGCACGGGCAACGGGCAGCCAGAGCAGCAGTTCGCCCTGGTGCACAAGCCGCTGATGGAAGGCAGCCTGGTGCTGGAGGTGGAGGAGCCCGGCGGCTGGCGGCCGTGGGTGGCCGTGGAGGACTTCCACGCCAGCGCCGAGGATGACCGGCACTACGTGGTGGACCTGGAGGCGGGCACGGTCCGCTTCGGCAACGGGGTGAAGGGCCGCGCCCCGCAGATCGGCGAGCGCCTGCGCGCCACCGAGTACCGCTACGGCGGCGGCGCCGAGGGCAATGTGCCGGCCAAGGCGATCTCCAAGCTGGAGGCGCTGCCCGCGCTCAAGCTCTCCAATCCCCTGCCGGCGCGCGGAGGGGCTCCGGCGGAGTCCATCGCGGAGGCGCTCGAGCGGGTGCCGGCCGAGTTCCGCCGCCACGATCGCGCCGTCACCCGGAGCGACTTCCAGGAGCTGGCGCTGGCCACTCCGGGAGCCAACGTGGGCCGCGCCGAGTGTCTGGCCCTGTTCCACCCGCCCACCCGCGAGCTGAACGCGGCGGGCGTGGTGAGCGTGGTGGTGTGGCCGCGAGAGGACCGGCAGCACCCGAACGCGCCCATGCCGGACCGCACCCTGCTGCGCTCGGTGTGCCGCTGGCTGGATGCGCGGCGCCTCATCACCACCGAGCTGTGGGTGATTCCGCCCACGTACCGCAAGGTGGCGGTGGCGGTGGGGCTCCAGGTGAAGCCCGGCTATGGCGTGGAGGCCGTGGGGCGCTGGGTGGAGCTGGTGCTGCGGCAGTACCTGGCGCCGCTGCCGCCCTATGGGCCCGAGGGCCACGGCTGGCCGCTGGGCCGGCGGGTGCTCGGGCGTGAGCTGGAGGCCGCCGCGCTCCAGGTGGAGGGCGTGCAGTACCTCACCGAGGACGTGAAGGTGGCCGGCTGGGACGAGGCTCAGAAGAAGTGGGTGCCCGGCACCGTGGAGCTGAAGCCCTGGGAGGTGCCGGAGCTGGCGGAGATCACCGTGGTGGAGGGCGAGCCCCTCGAGCCCGGCGAGGCGCTGGGCCCGCCGGCTTCGCCCAAGGTGGGCGTGCCCATCCCCATCATCAAGGAGGAGTGCTGA
- a CDS encoding phage tail protein produces the protein MAPTRPFALVRTRDQWLRSAHEDTYLDPISDALELDWTAPAHSDTENPAPLLGAGLAFDQECRLYHSLPDQGGVERVMWAARQSAGEVPAPMELFPAPEPEDLGEFAPANPAPTALAVPRGLAVDVDDRLFVAESGANRILVFELWSRRLLRKVVLGDPLAPGPRPLDLAASGNTVHAVLTAPAGLIRLTARRDPVSIPLPAGVTAPSRIAVSPAGELFLLDGAAGAGARVVPVAHPEDAFAVPYATDVECEADGVVVVARRPGADFRRFRVAPGAVEELPPYKARGYDGLGIVRTPGDKPAIGFWTAQGFRHAVPARVTYARRGRVTTFRLDSGEFQTVWGRLFLDACIPEGTELRAHFITQDEPTDEPSLPWTLPEKLIKEVVPRPDLSPPLPPLSLVPTVEKVDQLLHRRESGRELPWAQQPPEDHFVTYEAPIRAPAGRYLWVTLELSGNTRQTPRVRGLRAEYPSHDYLRRLPKTFSRDPEAADFLRRYLAPLEGFLGDLEARAATRHALLNPRATPDELLPWLASFVGLVLDERWSAEVRRALIGEVIWLFRYRGTLKGLERFIELCLGVKPILIEHFRLRGLGGAVLGDSGPAFSSSVLGGGFRVGGQVGEQTQSPIQGTAADAFKTHAHRFSVLVPAALSTEQREMLEHLLEVHRPAHTIFDICTVDAGMRVGRGLHLGLSSIVGRTGGFSPLQVGGNAVLGRDAIVGRPSDGLLLDGSRLGANTRVR, from the coding sequence GTGGCTCCCACCCGGCCATTCGCGCTGGTGCGCACCCGGGACCAGTGGCTCCGGTCGGCTCACGAGGACACGTACCTCGATCCGATCTCGGATGCCCTGGAGCTGGACTGGACCGCGCCCGCGCACTCGGACACGGAGAACCCCGCGCCGCTGCTCGGCGCCGGCCTCGCGTTCGATCAGGAGTGTCGGCTCTACCACTCGCTCCCGGATCAGGGAGGCGTGGAGCGGGTGATGTGGGCCGCTCGCCAGAGCGCCGGCGAGGTGCCCGCCCCCATGGAGCTGTTCCCGGCTCCCGAGCCCGAGGACCTGGGGGAGTTTGCCCCGGCGAACCCCGCTCCGACGGCGCTCGCCGTGCCGCGCGGGCTGGCCGTGGATGTGGATGACCGCCTCTTCGTCGCCGAGTCGGGCGCCAACCGCATCCTCGTCTTCGAGCTCTGGAGCCGGCGCCTGCTGCGCAAGGTGGTGCTCGGCGATCCGCTGGCCCCCGGGCCTCGGCCGCTGGATCTCGCCGCCTCGGGCAACACCGTCCATGCGGTCCTCACGGCGCCGGCCGGGCTGATCCGGCTGACGGCCCGCAGGGATCCGGTCTCCATTCCCCTGCCCGCGGGCGTCACGGCTCCCTCTCGCATCGCGGTGTCTCCCGCTGGGGAGCTCTTCCTGCTCGATGGCGCGGCGGGCGCGGGGGCCCGGGTCGTTCCGGTGGCGCACCCCGAGGACGCCTTCGCGGTGCCGTACGCCACGGATGTGGAGTGCGAGGCGGACGGAGTGGTGGTGGTGGCCCGGCGGCCGGGCGCGGACTTCCGGCGCTTCCGGGTGGCTCCGGGCGCGGTGGAGGAGCTGCCTCCTTATAAGGCGCGGGGCTACGACGGGCTGGGCATCGTCCGCACCCCGGGCGACAAGCCCGCGATCGGCTTCTGGACCGCGCAGGGCTTCCGCCATGCGGTGCCCGCGCGCGTCACCTACGCCCGGCGGGGGCGCGTCACCACGTTCCGGCTGGACAGCGGCGAGTTCCAGACCGTCTGGGGCCGGCTCTTCCTCGACGCCTGCATCCCCGAGGGCACGGAGCTCCGCGCGCACTTCATCACCCAGGACGAGCCCACCGACGAGCCCTCGCTGCCGTGGACCCTGCCGGAGAAGCTCATCAAGGAGGTGGTGCCGCGACCGGACCTGTCTCCTCCCCTGCCGCCGCTGTCGCTCGTCCCCACCGTGGAGAAGGTGGACCAGCTGCTGCACCGCCGCGAGAGCGGCCGTGAGCTGCCCTGGGCCCAGCAGCCCCCCGAGGATCACTTCGTCACGTACGAGGCGCCCATCCGCGCTCCGGCCGGACGCTACCTCTGGGTGACGCTGGAGCTGTCCGGCAACACGCGGCAGACCCCGCGCGTGCGGGGACTGCGTGCCGAGTACCCCTCGCACGACTACCTGCGCCGCCTGCCCAAGACGTTCTCGCGCGATCCCGAGGCGGCGGACTTCCTGCGCCGCTACCTCGCTCCGCTGGAGGGCTTCCTCGGAGACCTGGAGGCCCGCGCCGCCACGCGCCACGCGCTCCTCAACCCGCGCGCCACGCCGGACGAGCTCCTCCCATGGCTGGCGAGCTTCGTCGGCCTCGTCCTCGACGAGCGCTGGTCCGCCGAGGTGCGCCGGGCGCTGATCGGCGAGGTGATCTGGCTCTTCCGCTACCGCGGCACGCTGAAAGGCCTGGAGCGGTTCATCGAGCTCTGCCTGGGGGTGAAGCCCATCCTCATCGAGCACTTCCGGCTCCGGGGGCTCGGGGGCGCCGTGCTGGGAGACTCGGGGCCTGCGTTCTCCAGCTCCGTGCTGGGCGGAGGCTTCCGCGTCGGAGGCCAGGTGGGCGAGCAGACCCAGTCCCCGATCCAGGGCACCGCGGCCGACGCGTTCAAGACCCACGCCCACCGCTTCAGCGTCCTGGTGCCCGCGGCGCTCTCCACCGAGCAGCGGGAGATGCTGGAGCACCTGCTGGAGGTCCATCGGCCCGCGCATACGATCTTCGACATCTGCACCGTGGACGCGGGGATGCGGGTGGGGCGCGGGCTCCACCTCGGCCTGTCGTCCATCGTGGGCAGGACGGGCGGCTTCAGCCCGCTCCAGGTGGGTGGCAACGCCGTGCTGGGGCGCGACGCCATCGTGGGCAGGCCCTCGGACGGGCTGCTCCTGGACGGCAGTCGGCTTGGCGCCAACACCCGGGTGAGATGA